The proteins below come from a single Methanolobus chelungpuianus genomic window:
- a CDS encoding pyridoxal phosphate-dependent aminotransferase — MASSRLKRVEESATIKVANMATKLRQQGVDVVSFSLGEPDFDTPQHICDAACNAMFRGETHYSPSAGLPDLRDAIAEKLRTENKLDVKGSDVLVTPGAKQAIFEFMLTVLDDGDEAILFDPAWVSYDSAVKFAGANPVWVPTDATDAFKPQDLEEYITDRTRLIVVNSPGNPTGAVYDRQTLKNIADIAIDHDLLVLSDEIYEKIIYDREHLSIGSMEGMQDRTVTVNGFSKAYAMTGWRLGYVCARPDIFEGMLKIQSHSISNTTTFVQHGGIAALRGPQEPMAEMVKEFRARRDLLIDELNAMGIKCQMPGGAFYAFADVSEFGDGDRIAERLLMDAHVAVTAGSAFGESGRNFIRLSYATSLDRIKEGLARIEDALI, encoded by the coding sequence ATGGCATCATCTAGGTTAAAAAGGGTGGAAGAATCCGCAACTATCAAAGTTGCGAACATGGCTACTAAACTAAGGCAACAGGGCGTGGACGTCGTCAGTTTCAGTCTGGGTGAGCCGGATTTCGACACTCCGCAACATATATGTGATGCTGCCTGCAATGCAATGTTCCGGGGCGAGACCCACTATTCGCCGTCCGCCGGCCTTCCCGATCTCAGGGACGCCATAGCCGAGAAGCTCAGGACGGAGAACAAGCTTGATGTAAAAGGGTCTGATGTGCTTGTAACTCCCGGTGCGAAGCAGGCGATCTTTGAGTTCATGCTTACGGTCCTGGATGATGGCGATGAGGCTATCCTCTTTGACCCTGCATGGGTATCCTATGATTCTGCGGTCAAGTTTGCAGGTGCCAACCCTGTATGGGTGCCCACTGATGCCACTGATGCTTTTAAGCCCCAGGACCTGGAAGAGTATATTACTGACAGGACCAGGCTTATAGTTGTCAACAGTCCGGGTAATCCCACAGGTGCTGTATATGACAGGCAGACCCTGAAGAACATTGCAGATATTGCGATCGACCATGACCTGCTCGTGCTCTCGGATGAGATATACGAGAAGATCATCTATGACAGGGAGCACCTGAGCATAGGCTCAATGGAAGGCATGCAGGACAGGACGGTTACAGTCAACGGCTTTTCCAAGGCATATGCAATGACCGGCTGGAGACTGGGCTACGTATGCGCCAGGCCCGATATATTCGAAGGCATGCTCAAGATACAGTCCCACTCTATCAGCAATACCACCACTTTCGTACAGCATGGAGGTATAGCAGCCCTCAGAGGCCCGCAGGAACCCATGGCTGAAATGGTAAAGGAGTTCAGGGCAAGGCGCGACCTGCTCATTGATGAGCTCAATGCGATGGGGATCAAATGCCAGATGCCGGGCGGTGCTTTCTATGCCTTTGCCGATGTAAGCGAATTCGGTGATGGTGACAGGATTGCTGAAAGGCTCCTCATGGATGCCCATGTTGCGGTGACGGCAGGTTCTGCTTTCGGGGAAAGCGGCCGCAACTTTATAAGACTGTCCTATGCAACATCCCTTGACCGGATCAAGGAAGGGCTTGCAAGGATAGAAGACGCATTGATTTGA
- a CDS encoding FAD synthase: MLHRQHLEGDLLVKVLATGTFDILHPGHVLYLSRARELGDELYVIVARSSMVRHKPKPVIPDEQRLKMVSALKVVDRAVLGSESDMFEPIREIRPDIIALGYDQTFDTESLERELRERSIDAKVVRISDSKTCALCSTGKIIKKVIERYEDAP; the protein is encoded by the coding sequence CTGCTTCATAGACAGCATCTTGAAGGTGATCTTTTGGTAAAGGTACTTGCAACAGGAACATTTGATATTCTCCATCCGGGACATGTCCTCTATCTCAGCAGGGCACGTGAACTGGGAGACGAGCTTTATGTGATAGTTGCAAGAAGCTCCATGGTAAGGCATAAGCCAAAGCCTGTGATCCCGGACGAACAGAGGCTGAAGATGGTAAGTGCTCTCAAGGTGGTTGACAGGGCGGTGCTGGGAAGCGAAAGCGATATGTTCGAACCCATCAGGGAGATCAGGCCCGATATTATTGCTCTTGGCTATGACCAGACCTTTGATACCGAAAGCCTCGAAAGGGAGCTCCGTGAACGCAGTATTGATGCCAAGGTCGTACGCATCAGTGACTCAAAGACATGTGCACTGTGCAGCACCGGCAAAATAATTAAAAAAGTCATAGAGCGCTACGAGGATGCGCCCTGA
- a CDS encoding cytochrome b5 domain-containing protein gives MEEFTLEEVAKYNGRNGQRAYVVYSGKVYDVTDSDFWDGGEHMGLHEAGTDLTEALDMEAPHENDSLDNFKVVGVIRK, from the coding sequence ATGGAAGAGTTCACGCTTGAAGAGGTTGCAAAGTATAACGGCAGGAATGGCCAGAGGGCATATGTAGTCTACTCCGGCAAGGTATATGACGTGACAGACAGTGATTTCTGGGACGGGGGAGAACACATGGGGTTACACGAAGCAGGTACGGACCTGACAGAGGCTCTTGACATGGAAGCTCCCCATGAGAACGACTCCCTGGACAATTTCAAGGTCGTAGGAGTTATCAGGAAATAA
- the msrA gene encoding peptide-methionine (S)-S-oxide reductase MsrA: MASGEELLEEGNEVATFAAGCFWGVEATFRKVKGVKYTQVGYTGGDFVDPTYKDVCSGETGHAEAVEVIFDPKEVPYEKLLELFWAMHDPTTPNRQGPDIGSQYRSAVFYHNEEQRDAAFRCKKKLQESGQYRRDIVTEIVPAGAFYRAEEYHQQYFEKTGGSGGCHIR, from the coding sequence ATGGCATCAGGAGAAGAGTTACTCGAGGAAGGCAACGAAGTTGCGACCTTCGCAGCAGGATGTTTCTGGGGAGTTGAAGCGACTTTCAGGAAAGTCAAAGGTGTAAAGTACACACAGGTCGGCTATACAGGAGGGGATTTTGTTGATCCCACATACAAGGACGTCTGCAGCGGTGAGACAGGCCACGCGGAAGCTGTGGAAGTCATCTTTGATCCGAAGGAGGTCCCTTATGAAAAGCTGCTGGAGCTTTTCTGGGCCATGCATGACCCGACAACACCAAACCGCCAGGGACCGGACATCGGAAGCCAGTACAGGTCTGCAGTGTTCTACCACAATGAGGAACAGAGGGATGCAGCCTTTAGATGTAAAAAGAAGCTCCAGGAATCGGGACAATACAGGAGGGACATTGTCACTGAGATCGTTCCTGCGGGCGCATTCTACCGCGCTGAGGAATACCACCAGCAGTATTTCGAGAAGACCGGCGGCTCAGGAGGATGCCACATCCGGTAA